One part of the Aspergillus luchuensis IFO 4308 DNA, chromosome 5, nearly complete sequence genome encodes these proteins:
- a CDS encoding uncharacterized protein (COG:A;~EggNog:ENOG410PIUX;~InterPro:IPR036322,IPR027417,IPR007111,IPR015943, IPR001680,IPR019775,IPR020472,IPR031359,IPR017986;~PFAM:PF00400,PF17100;~TransMembrane:2 (o570-590i640-661o);~go_function: GO:0005515 - protein binding [Evidence IEA]) yields the protein MDAPSASNQHKSHSITERVKTTFKKWKRDKHTHFITLKSSISNVTADLDAKGDPASSKYDSSQTNDHNTKGFWQMAYEALTESDPNSIAVLFPLTGTKSQDPGNARTREKLDEVVEATKAQYKEKQGKDGIRATADKIINSVLSFQDVVDNIVKFDPTGYASSAWAIVSLGLTMAKNHAELRGALFSSSEYLADLLTRCAFIEEQYYGDGDPNIVNAEKKRSIIRVYVAILRYCTEVRRVQQSNKGRDIMVSITAITSQPLTQLKTSIKEEESYLHQWLVLDQHLRRKKEAEDILNHLDQLTGDLQKVRDAVDMLNLPFAKGAFFGSFEDQHEDECLAGTRTELLRQVQDWGRSSDKCIFWLSGMAGTGKSTIARTVARMFKEDDMLGASFFFKRGEGDRGSAVKFFPTIVKQLAVHIPQMVPGIRKAIEDDPAIPGNSLRDQFNKLILQPLLTVDHGKVMKSTVIVIDALDECEPEEDMEIILDLLPEVETATNMAIRFFLTSRPEIPIRCGFDEIDKSKYQNTILQDLDEDVIKHDITLYLREEFSKIQQKRRHALPPGWPGEEKIEAIAMIARPLFIFAATVCRFVADRHFDPDQRLREFSGSTGSKMDSTYRPVLNQLLVQDATDRYKLIKEFQRIIGVIILLANPLSLSSLAELLLGTSKHDSTFDLERQISIHLNLFHSVLSIPSDPKLPIRTLHLSFHDYLVDDRMKDQEATAHFWVDKKAKHELIASQCLTVMGRSLKRNICELSSYGTSRTEIRPDSIARYIPSALQYACRYWVYHLTQGPAPTRILEKVHTFLKKHFFHWFEAMGILGIIPEAMIAVNSLLQLTKDKSSNEMHILLLDACRFILKFAQIADMAPLQLYSSGLIFAPHKVLIREIYERELPAWLSRGLKVEEYWDPEMQMLEGYSYAVISVAFSNNGQLLVSGSGDKTVKLWDAATGILKHILEGYSDLVYSVAFSNNGQLLASGSDDKTIKLWDAATGTLKHILEGYSGLIYLVIFLNNRQLLVSGLGDKIIKLWNAATGALKYILEGYSDPVYSVVFLNNG from the exons ATGGATGCTCCTAGTGCTTCAAATCAACATAAGTCACACAGCATCACCGAACGCGTGAAGACTACTTTCAAAAAGTGGAAAAGAGATAAACATACACATTTTATTACCCTTAAATCAAGCATTTCAAACGTCACCGCAGATCTGGACGCGAAGGGTGATCCAGCCAGTTCTAAATATGACAGTTCCCAAACCAACGACCACAACACGAAGGGTTTTTGGCAGATGGCGTACGAAGCGTTAACAGAGAGCGACCCGAACAGTATAGCAGTGCTTTTCCCGCTTACCGGGACAAAGTCTCAGGATCCTGGCAATGCACGAACCAGAGAAAAACTGGACGAGGTAGTTGAGGCAACAAAGGCGCAGTACAAGGAAAAGCAGGGAAAGGATGGCATTCGGGCCACAGccgataaaataataaactcAGTGCTGTCTTTCCAAGATGTTGTCGATAACATTGTGAAATTTGATCCGACTGGGTACGCTTCCAGTGCTTGGGCGATAGTTTCCCTTGGTTTAACG ATGGCTAAGAACCATGCAGAGCTCCGAGGGGCTCTATTTAGCTCGTCAGAATACTTGGCGGACTTGTTGACTCGTTGTGCCTTCATTGAAGAACAGTAttatggggatggagacCCTAACATAGTGAATGCCGAAAAAAAACGGTCGATTATCAGGGTGTATGTGGCAATCTTGCGATACTGCACCGAGGTACGGAGAGTACAACAGTCCAACAAGGGAAGAGACATCATGGTGAGCATAACGGCTATTACAAGCCAGCCACTCACGCAGCTCAAAACCTcgatcaaggaagaggagtccTACCTGCACCAATGGCTGGTTCTGGACCAGCACTTGCGTCGGAaaaaggaagcagaggataTTCTGAATCACCTCGATCAATTGACCGGGGATCTCCAAAAAGTACGTGATGCAGTTGATATGTTAAATCTTCCTTTTGCCAAGGGCGCTTTTTTTGGCTCCTTTGAGGACCAGCATGAGGATGAATGCCTTGCTGGAACGCGAACAGAGTTGCTTCGGCAGGTGCAGGACTGGGGTAGGTCCAGTGACAAATGTATCTTCTGGTTGAGCGGAATGGCAGGCACTGGCAAGTCTACTATTGCGAGAACGGTAGCCCGAATGTTCAAAGAGGATGACATGCTCGGGGCAAGTTTCTTTTTCAAACGGGGCGAGGGAGATCGGGGCTCGGCAGTAAAGTTCTTTCCAACAATTGTGAAGCAATTAGCAGTGCACATCCCTCAAATGGTCCCCGGAATCCGAAAAGCTATCGAAGATGATCCTGCAATTCCCGGAAATTCACTTCGAGATCAGTTTAATAAGCTCATCTTACAGCCATTGCTCACTGTCGATCATGGCAAAGTCATGAAATCTACAGTAATTGTCATCGACGCTCTAGATGAATGCGAACCAGAGGAGGACATGGAAATCATCCTCGACCTTTTACCCGAGGTTGAGACGGCAACAAATATGGCAATCCGATTCTTCTTAACCAGCCGGCCGGAGATACCCATCCGTTGTGGGTTTGATGAAATCGATAAGAGCAAGTACCAGAATACTATCCTGCAAGatttggatgaagatgtgatAAAACATGACATCACCTTATATCTCAGAGAAGAATTCTCCAAAATACAGCAGAAGCGCCGGCATGCTCTTCCCCCCGGCTGGCCTGGAGAGGAAAAAATCGAAGCCATAGCAATGATAGCTCGTCCGCTCTTTATCTTTGCAGCCACGGTGTGTCGTTTCGTGGCCGATAGGCATTTTGACCCGGATCAGCGGCTTCGGGAGTTCTCTGGTTCTACAGGATCCAAGATGGATAGCACATACCGACCGGTTCTGAACCAACTCCTTGTCCAGGATGCTACGGATCGGTATAAGCTAATTAAAGAGTTTCAAAGAATTATTGGTGTAATCATTCTTCTTGCTAATCCACTTTCATTGAGCTCTCTTGcggagctgctgcttggaACATCGAAACACGATAGCACCTTCGATTTGGAACGCCAGATTAGCATTCATCTGAACTTATTCCATTCAGTCCTGTCAATACCCAGCGATCCAAAACTACCTATACGGACCCTGCATTTGTCCTTTCATGATTACCTTGTGGATGATCGTATGAAAGACCAAGAGGCTACGGCTCACTTCTGGGTGGATAAAAAGGCAAAGCATGAGCTCATAGCCAGCCAGTGTCTTACAGTTATGGGACGTTCtctaaaaagaaatatttgcGAACTGTCAAGCTATGGGACGAGCCGAACAGAAATACGCCCTGATTCTATAGCAAGATATATTCCATCCGCTCTTCAGTATGCCTGTCGTTACTGGGTTTACCATCTAACCCAAGGTCCAGCACCAACCAGAATCCTTGAAAAAGTGCACACATTCCTGAAGAAACACTTCTTTCATTGGTTTGAAGCCATGGGCATTCTGGGAATAATACCTGAAGCCATGATTGCAGTGAATTCATTGCTCCAACTGACCAAA GATAAATCTAGTAACGAAATGCATATTCTCCTATTAGATGCGTGCAGGTTTATCCTAAAATTTGCACAAATTGCTGATATGGCACCACTGCAACTGTACAGCTCTGGCCTGATTTTTGCACCACATAAAGTGTTGATCAGAGAGATCTATGAAAGAGAACTTCCTGCTTGGTTATCCAGAGGCCTAAAGGTAGAAGAGTATTGGGATCCAGAGATGCAAATGCTGGAGGGCTATTCTTACGCGGTTATCTCGGTCGCCTTCTCAAATAACGGGCAGCTGCTGGTATCCGGCTCGGGGGACAAGACTGTCAAGCTGTGGGATGCGGCCACGGGCATTCTTAAGCATATATTAGAGGGCTATTCTGATCTAGTTTACTCAGTCGCCTTCTCAAACAATGGGCAGCTACTGGCAT